The Limnospira fusiformis SAG 85.79 genomic interval TTGTGCTTGGGTAACGGGATATTTCCCCATGAGGAAGGGTTTAATCGTGACTTGGTGTTGGGGTCTTTCCTTATTTAGTGAACTTCCAGCTTCACCACTCGGCGCACCCATTTTAAAGGTTCCCCCCGGAATTTTTACCATCTCCAGAGTCACCCCATTTCCCAGGTCTTCGATAATACATTCAGCCTGACCGCGACTGCGGTTAATTTCTTGTCCCTTTGAATTGACCGTAACGATGTCAAATTCAAACTTCTGGGTTGGGGGTTTTTGACCATCAGAAGATGGCTGTAAATCTTCCAAAACTTCGGCTACAGATTGATAGCGTTTTTTAAAGACTGTCTCAACCAAACGGTCTAAGATTTTACCTAATTTATCACTCACCTGATTGCCATTTAAATGCTCACGCCACACCCATTGTGCTTCTAAGGGGTCATATAAATTCGACGGACTCACTTGGGTTAGCAGGTATAAACAAGTCACCCCTAAACTATATAAATCACTCCCATATTGAGCTTTTCCCATAGCTTGTTCCGGGGCGCAATATGCCGCCGAACCGATAACCGTTCCGGTGACGCTAAGAGATGTGCGCTGCACCTGTTTAGATGCTCCAAAATCCACTAGGACTAACTTGTTATCACTGGCGCGTCTAATGATGTTTTCGGGTTTAATATCCCGGTAAATTACTTGATTTTGGTGAACGAAATCCACAACTGGCAATAAATCCTCTAGCAGCGAAATGATTAGATTTTCGGTAAAAGCGCCTTGATTATCTAACTCCTGTTTTAGGGTGTTTCCGGCGATAAATTCCTGAACTAAATATTGACGGCTATCAGCGGTAAAATAAGCCAAAAGTCCCGGGATTTGGGAATGTTTGCCGAGGAGTTCTAAACGTTGGGCTTCTTGGTCGAATAATTGGGCGGCTTTTTCTAGGGTAGCGGTTCCTTGCGCCTGGGGAAGGAATTGCTTAATCACACAGGGAGGTTTTAGAAGGTTTGAAGTCATCGACGGCGATAAATGTGCGTCCTAAGCCACCTTGTCCAAGGATGCTTTTAGCATAGTAGCGTTCTACCAGTCGGAGTTTACTACCACATTTTTGGCAAAACTGGCAACCTTTGGGGTTGCTGTGGAGGCAGTCTGGGTTCAGACATTGGCTCATAATCAGGATGGTTATTGATACCTGATTCTACATTACCATAAATGCGGAAAATTAACCGGCTTTTTCACAGAAACCCGGTTTCGCCGGGGGAAGTTTGGTTTCGCTGCGCTTCACCCAACCTACATACTACATTACCATAAATGCCGAAAATTAACCCGCTTTTTCACAGAAACCTGATTGATCACGGCTGGGGAAGTTTGGTTTCGCTGCGCTTCACCCAACCTACATACTTCACCCAACCTACATACTACATTACCATAAATGCCGAAAATTAACCCGCTTTTTCACAGAAACCTGATTGATCACGGCTGGGGAAGTTTGGTTTCGCTGCGCTTCACCCAACCTACATACTTCACCCAACCTACATACTACATTACTATAAATGCCGAAAATTAACCCGCTTTTTCACAGAAACCCGGTTTCGCCGGGGGAAGTTTGGTTTCGCTGCGCTTCACCCAACCTACATACTACATTACTATAAATGCCGAAAATTAACCCGCTTTTTCACAGAAACCCGGTTTCGCCGGGGGAAGTTTGGTTTCGCTGCGCTTCACCCAACCTACATACTACATTACTATAAATGACGAAAATTAACCCGCTTTTTCACAGAAACCCGGTTTCGCCGGGGGAAGTTTGGTTTCGCTGCGCTTCACCCAACCTACATTCTGAATAATCGGTAATTCGGGGCTGGACATCGTTGTTGTTTACACTCGGGCAATTTAAATTTAACATTTCTTTACACACAAATCCAGATTTATGGTGTAAAATTGGGGCAATATAAAAAATGGCTCGCTGCGATCGCTTAAAAGGCTAAATGGCTAGCAGGGTAAAGGGCAAAACCGCAAAAGCGCTAAGAGCTAAGAGTCTGGGGGGGCACAAGCCACCCGAAAACCGTAGTTGCTGCCGAGGAAGTCCGGGACGAGCCAGTGGCGGAAGGCACAACGGCAGTTTCCGGGATGGCTGCTCCACGAACCGCCGCGCAGCACGCGCCTTTCTTCGTTTTTCAAAAGATTGACTAAACGTTCAACAGGGTTTTGAGAAGGATTATCGTTACCATCCCACACACCACCATCCGAGGGCGCACCAGTGTAGCTGTCGTGCCAGGGGTCAGCACACCACTCCCAAACATTCCCGTGGATACCATACAAGCCAAAGGCGTTGGCGTGTCGAAATTTGCCGACGGGGGTGGTTTGTTCGCGGTAGGCTCCCTTCGGTCCCGAGCTATAGGTGTAGTTGCCATTGTAGTTGGCGAGACCCGTCGTCAGCGTATCACCGACGTGAAAGGGGCTAGTGGTTCCGGCGCGGGCTGCATATTCCCACTCGGCTTCACTGGGCAATCGGTAGGGTTTGCCGATTCTTTTCGAGAGGCGGGCGCACCACTCGATTACATAATACCATGAAACTCTTTCAACGGGAAGATTTAATCCTTTAAATCTTGAGGGGTCTAGGCTCAGGTCCCGTTGGAGTTTGGGGAAACTAGCCACTTGTCGCCATTGTTCTTGGGTAACCGGATATTTCCCCATGAGGAAGGGTTTAATCGTGACTCGATGTTGGGGTCTTTCAGTATTAGAACTTCCAGCTTCACCACTCGGCGCACCCATGATAAAGGTTCCCCCCGGAATTAGCACCATCTCCAGGGTTACACCGTTTCCCAGGTCTTCGATAATACATTCAGCCTGACCGCGACTGCGGTTAATTTTTCGGCCATTTGAGTTGACGGTAACGATGTCAAATTCAAACTTCTGGGTTGGGTTTTTTTGACCATCAGAAGATGGCTGTAAATCTGCCCAAACTTCGGCTACAGATTGATAGCGTTTTTTAAAGACTGTCTCAACCAAACGGTCTAAGATTTTGCCTAATTTATCACTCACCTGATTGTCATTTAAATGCTCACGCCACACCCATTGTGCTTCTAAGGGGTCATATAAATCTGACGGACTCACTTGGGTTAGCAGGTATAAACAAGTCACCCCTAAACTATATAAATCACTCCCATATTGAGCTTTTCCCATAGCTTGTTCCGGGGCGCAATATGCCGCCGAACCGATAACCGTTCCGGTGACGCTAAGAGATGTGCGCTGCACCTGTTTAGATGCTCCAAAATCCACTAGGACTAACTTGTTATCACTGGCGCGTCTAATGATGTTTTCGGGTTTAATATCCCGGTGAATTACTTGATTTTGGTGGACGAAATCCAAAACTGGCAATAAATCCTCTAGCAGCGAAATGATTTGATTTTCGGTAAAAGCGCCTTGATTATCTAACTCCTGTTGTAGGGTGTTTCCGGCGATAAATTCCTGAACTAAATATTGACGGCTATCAGCGGTAAAATAAGCCAAAAG includes:
- a CDS encoding bifunctional serine/threonine-protein kinase/formylglycine-generating enzyme family protein, whose protein sequence is MSQCLNPDCLHSNPKGCQFCQKCGSKLRLVERYYAKSILGQGGLGRTFLAVDDFKPSKPPCVIKQFLPQAQGTATLQKAAQLFDQEAQRLELLGKHPQIPELLAYFTADSRQYLVQEFIAGNTLQQELDNQGAFTENQIISLLEDLLPVLDFVHQNQVIHRDIKPENIIRRASDNKLVLVDFGASKQVQRTSLSVTGTVIGSAAYCAPEQAMGKAQYGSDLYSLGVTCLYLLTQVSPSDLYDPLEAQWVWREHLNDNQVSDKLGKILDRLVETVFKKRYQSVAEVWADLQPSSDGQKNPTQKFEFDIVTVNSNGRKINRSRGQAECIIEDLGNGVTLEMVLIPGGTFIMGAPSGEAGSSNTERPQHRVTIKPFLMGKYPVTQEQWRQVASFPKLQRDLSLDPSRFKGLNLPVERVSWYYVIEWCARLSKRIGKPYRLPSEAEWEYAARAGTTSPFHVGDTLTTGLANYNGNYTYSSGPKGAYREQTTPVGKFRHANAFGLYGIHGNVWEWCADPWHDSYTGAPSDGGVWDGNDNPSQNPVERLVNLLKNEERRVLRGGSWSSHPGNCRCAFRHWLVPDFLGSNYGFRVACAPPDS